The genomic interval TTCCACCGCGAAATGCTACAATATTCTATCACACTTCAAATTTTATCCGGCCAGGCCGGACAGGCAGGAGCATCGCATGAGCTATCAGAGAACGGAGATCCCCGAATCGGACATCCAGCACCAGATGGATATCTGCGCGCAGCTGCGCGCGCACTTTACCGCCGGCGGCCGCCAGCCGCTGGCCATGGTCGATACCTACGGCTGCCAGCAGAACGAGGCCGACAGCGAAAAGCTGCGCGGTTATCTGCGCGCCATGGGCTTTGATTTCACACAGGACGAATTCGCGGCCGACGTCGTCGTCATGAACACCTGCGCCGTGCGCGAGCACGCCGAGACGCGCGTGTTCGGCAACGTCGGCGCGCTGACGCATACCAAGGCGCGCAACCCCAACCAGATCATCGCGGTCTGCGGCTGCATGGCGCAGCAGGCGCATGTGGCCGAGAAGCTGAAAAAGTCCTACCGCATCGTCGACCTCGTCTTCGGCCCGCATGAGCTGTGGCGCTTCCCGGAGCTGCTGCGCACCGTCTGCACCGAGCACCGGCGGGTGTTCGCCATCGCGCCGGCGGACGGCAGCGTGGCCGAGGGCATCCCCCAGCAGCGCGACGGCAGCGTCAAGGCATGGCTGTCGATCATGTACGGGTGCAACAACTTCTGCACCTACTGCATCGTGCCGTATGTGCGCGGGCGCGAGCGCTCCCGCCACCCGGACGAGATCGAGCGCGAGGCGCGCGAGCTCGTCGCGGCGGGATATAAGGACATCACGCTCCTGGGGCAGAACGTCGACTCCTACGGCCGCGACCTCGACGAGGACGTGGACTTTGCCGACCTCATCCGGCGGCTCAACGCCATCCCGGGCGACTTTGTCATCCGCTTCATGAGCAGCCACCCGAAGGACGCGACGGAAAAGCTCTTTCGCGCCATGGCCGAGTGCGAAAAGTGCGCGCACCAGATGCACTTGCCCGTGCAGAGCGGCAACGACCGCGTCCTGCACGCGATGAACCGCGGCTACACGCGCGAGAAATATCTGGCGCAGGTGGCGCTCGCGCGGCAGTACATGCCCGATCTTGTGCTCACGACGGACATCATCGTGGGTTTCCCCGGCGAGACGGACGCCGAATTTGACGACACGCTCTCGCTCATCGAGACTGTGCGCTACGACGCGATGTTCACCTTCATCTACTCGCCGCGCGTCGGCACGCCGGCGGCGAAGATGCCCGACCCCTACACCCGCGCGCAGAAGCAGGTGCGCTTTGACGCGCTCGTCGCGGCGGCCAACCGCATCTCGGAGGAAAAGCACCGCGCCTATGAGGGCAGCGTGCAGCGCGTGCTCGTCGACGGGGCCGATGGCCGGGGCGACCATCCGCTCACGGCGCGCACGAAGGGCGGCCGCCTCGTGCATATGCGCGGGGACGCATCCCTTGTCGGCCGGTTCGTGGACGTGAAGATCACCGGAAGCAACACCTGGGCGCTCTATGGCGAGGAGGTATGACGCATGGCGGAACTTACGCCGATGAAGCGGCAATATTATGAGATCAAGCAGCGCAACCCCGACTGCCTGCTGTTTTTCCGGCTGGGTGATTTCTATGAGATGTTCGACGACGACGCGCGCCTGGCCGCGCGCGAGCTCGACCTCACGCTCACGACGCGCGACCGCAATGTTGAGGATCCGGCCGAGCGCACGCCCATGTGCGGCGTGCCGTACCACTCGGCCGAGGCGTACATCGGCCGCCTAATCGCCAAGGGCTACAAGGTGGCCATCTGCGAGCAGCTGGAAGACCCCGCGCTGGCCAAGGGGCTGGTCGACCGCGACGTGATCCGCATCATCACGCCCGGCACAGTCACGGCCTCGTCCATGCTCGAGGAGAACAAATCGAACTACCTCTGCGCGGTGTATCTCAGCGCGCAGTCCGGCGGCACGGCGTTCTGCGACCTCTCGACGGGGGAATTCTGCGCCGCGAACTATCCGGCCGACGCCGTGAGCCATATCCTCAACGAGCTCGGCCGCTTCGCTCCGCGCGAGGCCGTGTGCGCCGACGCGGCGGCGGAAAATGACGACATCCGCACCTTCCTCACCAAGCGCCTCGGCAGTCTGATTGAGGCGGGTGGCGACCGGTTTGAATACATGGCGGCAGCCGCGCGCGTGTGCGAGCAGTTTGGCGTGCAGAGCACGGACGCGCTCGGTCTCGGCGAGGCGCCGGCGGCCGTGTGCGCGGCCGGGGCGCTGCTGGCCTACCTGCACGAGACGCAAAAGTGCGACCTTGGCCACATCCGGCGGCTGGAGCTGCTGGGCGACGACCACTACATGGAGCTGGACTACACCACGCGCCGCAACCTGGA from Clostridiales bacterium carries:
- the miaB gene encoding tRNA (N6-isopentenyl adenosine(37)-C2)-methylthiotransferase MiaB, giving the protein MSYQRTEIPESDIQHQMDICAQLRAHFTAGGRQPLAMVDTYGCQQNEADSEKLRGYLRAMGFDFTQDEFAADVVVMNTCAVREHAETRVFGNVGALTHTKARNPNQIIAVCGCMAQQAHVAEKLKKSYRIVDLVFGPHELWRFPELLRTVCTEHRRVFAIAPADGSVAEGIPQQRDGSVKAWLSIMYGCNNFCTYCIVPYVRGRERSRHPDEIEREARELVAAGYKDITLLGQNVDSYGRDLDEDVDFADLIRRLNAIPGDFVIRFMSSHPKDATEKLFRAMAECEKCAHQMHLPVQSGNDRVLHAMNRGYTREKYLAQVALARQYMPDLVLTTDIIVGFPGETDAEFDDTLSLIETVRYDAMFTFIYSPRVGTPAAKMPDPYTRAQKQVRFDALVAAANRISEEKHRAYEGSVQRVLVDGADGRGDHPLTARTKGGRLVHMRGDASLVGRFVDVKITGSNTWALYGEEV